A part of Cervus elaphus chromosome 11, mCerEla1.1, whole genome shotgun sequence genomic DNA contains:
- the GKN2 gene encoding gastrokine-2 — MKIFVLFVVALAFFGTQSLGNEVYNIISPTDKGGQIQETMTIDNEKNAAIINIHAGSCSSTTIFDYKHGYIALRVLSRRACYILKMDHKAIPALDQLKRYIFERKALNSMFSDKYIWVKYNPLKSLITNVDWFLFGSPIRQLCEHVPLYQGEVADKTHNIGAEACAKAGLLGILGISVCADVHV, encoded by the exons ATGAAAATCTTT GTGCTATTTGTGGTGGCACTGGCCTTCTTTGGGACACAATCTTTGGGAAATGAG GTTTATAACATCATCAGCCCAACTGACAAAGGTGGCCAAATTCAGGAGACGATGACAATTGACAATGAAAAAAATGCTGCCATCATTAACATCCATGCGGGCTCATGCTCCTCTACCACCATTTTTGACTATAAACAC GGCTACATTGCACTCAGGGTGCTCTCCAGAAGAGCCTGCTACATCCTGAAGATGGACCACAAAGCCATCCCTGCTCTGGACCAACTCAAACGGTACATCTTTGAGAGGAAG GCTTTGAACAGCATGTTTTCTGACAAATACATCTGGGTCAAGTACAACCCACTGAAGTCTCTGATCACAAATGTGGATTGGTTCCTGTTTGGATCACCCATCAGGCAGCTTTGTGAACATGTCCCCTTATATCAGGGGGAAGTGGCAGATAAGACAC ATAATATTGGTGCTGAAGCCTGTGCAAAGGCTGGGCTGCTGGGCATCTTGGGAATTTCCGTCTGTGCAGATGTTCACGTGTAA